AGGAAAAGGGCCTTCAGAAACCAAGACAAGAAAGTCTTGGTCAGAATTCTCACCTTACCCTCAGCCCTTTCCTGGGGCAAGTCCATCCAGGCTGTCCCTGAGTGGAAACCCCCTCACTGGGTAGTACCGAGGCTCCTCTGTGCAGAGCGGGGAGACCCCCACGGCAGGCATGTCAGGAGGAGCCCTTCCCTTCTCCCCGGACCCCATCCAGTCAGGCTGCCTTGGACCTTCCGATGGACTGGTGGGAAGGGGAAATGGCAATTCAGCAGTCCCCTGCATGGCACAGCGCCCACATCCCACTAGAGCTCCTGTtcagctctgcaagccagaatccAGAGACTCACTGACAGTCAGAGCATGTCTGGACTGCGATGAAGCCAGGACAAAGGGCTAGCTGAGGAGCCTGGGCATTTTTAAGAggaggctggggttggggggataCATTTGTATACAAAACGGACAAAAATCTCTAGCCTTATGGGGTTTCCATTCTAGTGGAGGAAGATAGACAAAGCAATAGATATAATAAATAGGtgaattatatagtatattaacagGTCATATGCATGAGGAGAATGGGAAGGGGACAGGGAATAACGTTTTAAATTGGGGTGATCAGAAAAGGGCTCgtggagaaggtggcatttgtgcaaagacctgaaggagggagGTGCTAACCACATAGACATTTGGGGGAACAgtgttccaggtggagggaacagacAATAGAAATGCCTTAAGGTGGGAGCAGGTCAGGCTAGTTCTAAAACAGCCATTGAGGTTTTCGGGCGAGCAACATGGTGCCTGCCATGGCGATGCTAATGGTTCCGCCGTGGCCTGCAGCCCAGGGACTCCTCCGGAACTGTTGGGAGCAACTGCAGCGGAAACATCGGCAGAGCCGGCCAGGCTTTCCCAGTCCTCAATGGGGACCAGCATTAGCGGTCCAAGGTCCAGCTATATTTACAGAACCAGCAAATGATACCAATGGAAGTAAGGAGATTTCCAGCTTTTTGGAGAGCATCTTTTGGATGGCAGCTCCCCAAAACAGACGCAGCATTGAAGTTAACAGGTGCAGGAGAAGAAACCTTCATAAGCTTATTACAGTTAAGAACAATATAGACGTTTGCCCTGAATGTGGTCACCTGAAACAGAAACACGTCCTCTGTGGCTATTGCTATGAGAAGGTGTGTAAAGAGACAGCGGAAATCAGACGACAGATAGGGAAGCAAGAGGGGGGCCCTTTCAAGGCTCCTACCGTGGAGACCATGGTGCTGTACTTGGGGGAGACACCCTCCAAGCGAGATCAGGGCAAGAGGATCATTGAGAGAGAATGGAAGCGGCCATCCTGGTTCACCCAGAATTGACACCAAACATGTTTCGAGAGGATAACTCCACATAAGACGTTTCTCCTGAAAAAGAGGaagattctttgtttttatactgGTTGTGTGCTTGTTTTCAAATCATCAGCATAGCCTAAAACATTCTTTATAAGCAGTTAGTCTTTTGCGAGTAATTTGAAAAATGCATCAGGAGTAACGTCTGAAAATGTTTGTTTATGCAGAGGCTCAAtggatttatgtgtctgtttctattaTACTATGAAGTTTTAGTAAACAGAATTTTcaggacagaaaaataaaacctaatttaAAATTCGTAGCCAGAATTATGCATCTGGGCTCTGGTTTTGTTTGCCACTGGTTTTTCTTACAAGAATACTTACACAAATGCTTTTGTTTAAGTAACACCTGAAAATAGGTTATTTAAATTCTGGGTATCGCTTTTTTAAGACGGTAGATGTAGCAGTAAGAAAAAGTTCGttctgtttggtttgtttgtttgtttgttttagcagaTTAAAATTGCCTTTGTATggcactttaaaacaaaaatagccaTTGAGACTGGAACAGAGTGAGTGAAGGAGAAAGTAGCAGAGAGAGGGTCAAGATGGGTAGCAAGGGTCGGGAAGTAGAGCACCTAGGGCCTTGTGAGCCATTATACAGGTTACGGGTTTTTTCTGAGTGAAATGGGGAGCCAGTGGGAGGTTTTGAGCAAAAGGAATGGCGTAATCTGACTAAGGATTTTTTTGGTTAATTCCTCTGGCTGCCTGTTGAGAAtagccaggggttggggggggccTGAAGGACTTGAGGGATGGTGCGTCCACTATTCGAGAGGGGGAAAGGTGGcaggtggaggggggtgggggaagctagGGAGCACTTCGACCTCCAGCGGCCATAAGAGGTGTAAGGAGTCTGGAATTTGGGAAAGAGATGTGAGTTGGAGATAGAGATATAGGAGTTGTTGCTAGGAAAGAATTTCTGCTTTGGGTGGAAAATCACCTTAGTTGATCTCTGACGTCCCTGAGTTCTAAAGGTTCTAGGATTTTATTGAATAGGAAAGCAGTTATTTGTATAGCTGATCAGTTGTTTGTGAAAGCTTGACAGCGGGGGAGGTGGGTGTTGCTGAGCTGGGAAGGTAGTTCTTCTGCCTGTTTGCAACTGGCTTTCTCCTCCTGAGGAAGACAACGGGGCTTCTCCCATCCTTGGTAGAAGGCTGGTGGAGGGGGGGGACGGTCTGTTAAATGTCACCCTTGGGCCAGGGCTCTGCCTCTGACACTGGCAGAGGGGATGGGGGTTGCCTTGTACAACCCAGGCCCCAGAGAAAAAGCCGGCTCCCAGATTCCCAGTTCTCTTCCTGTGTTTCAGAGCTTCCTGCTTCAGATCACTGGGGAGCTTGAGTGCAGCCCccaggggcctgggaatctgcatttttaacaagaccGGTGAGTCGCTCTGATGAcaccaaagtttgagaactgaCTCCAGGTGAGAGCCTTAACTTGCCTCTACAGAGCGGCTGCCTTTAGAGGAATTTTATGCCACTGGGCACACAGCTTCTCTCTGGGGTACaaacctctctctcttcctccctctctcactctTATCCTGCCTCCTTTTGGCTCTAAAATCCTCCCCCTCACCGATTGTTTTTCGGAAGAATCCCCCATGCTTTTCaggcccttccctcctccctccagccaccagtcctctcccccAGCTAATCCCACCTTCTCAATTTCACCTTTTCCCCTCTGGGGGCATTTAGGTCAAGTTGGGGGAATGAGTCATCCtagggttggggaggggggcttTCAGTCCATAAATGGGCAAAAACTCTGATTTCAGGTCTCAGTCTCTAGGAAAGAGCCAATTTCTCCCCActgtccccagcccccaaagGAATTCCCCAGAGAAAAGGAAGGCATTGGGAGAGGTGCTGACCAATGAAATTCTAGAAACAGCAGTTTTTTAGGAGATAGGAGACTGACTCAGCCTCCCTGATAAACAGACAGTGCCGGCCAGGATTTTCCCAGCCCAAGAAGCCAAAATCCCATTTCCGGGCGGAAACGAGGGCCCAGCCGGCACCACCCCCTCCCTACTCCTCACTGCTTTCCCCTCCGAGGAGAATGCAGCTCCAGGCAGCGCTGACACGGGCTCTGGACGGCACAGGCACTCAGCTATCCCAGCAGGGCTGACCACATGCCTCACCCAGACCCCAGGAAAGGGTGCAGTGACCTTTTAAAGTTCCCTGGCTGGATTCTGAATCACCCTCCAGCCTGGCCTGCAGTGTCTTCCTGATCCTTGGCTGTGCCCATCAAGCAGGTGGGCCCCTGGTTGGTAGCAGGCCAGCCGCTGGCATGGAGTCCCCCTCTGCTAAGGAACCCCTGGCTTGCTCTGCCTCCCAGCCCAGTGCCCAGTTCTCTGTGAATGGAAAAGCCATTGGCCAGGTGGCACCTGGGGAGAGCTGGCTGTGTCCTCCTCAGAACCTCACACAGTGGCCAGGTCTCCCTTGAGACCCTTTCACAATTCAGGGTCTGGGCCTCACGTGGCTGCTCAGACACCTTGCTTGCAACAGGCCCAGGAGACTAGGGGGCAGACTCACAAAGCTCCAGTTGAACAGACACAGCCAGAATGCCAATTTGTTGATTTATGATGAAAAGTATAACTGCTGTGAAACCAACCAGACACTCGGGTTTGCTGATGAGCACATTCGCTGTCTGTTGGCCATTTCACACGAGGGGAAGCCGAGATTCAGTGGGACGGTTACTCGGGCGGCACGGGAGCTGGGCAGGGAACGCTGTGGCCACGAATGGTCTTCATGGAGTAGCAGCCTCTCAGCCAGGACGCACCAGGTGGCCGCGTTCAGGACGCGCTTCCCCAGTACAGCTCTGGAGGACATCCCACACATGTACTTGTTGCCCCAGAGACAAGCTCCTGGCTTAGCACATTCCTCCTTTAGGCAGAACACAGTGCAGTCACTTAGAGAGCCCCTTTCACAGTACACTCACACCAGTCCTGTTGCCCCAAGGATTAAACTGGATGACTCATGAACGTGCTTTGTAAGCAACACCTCCCCAAAGAAACTAAGGAGTGGgagaaggtactcaataaatgtttaataaagggCCTCCACCTGCTCTCCCGGCCCCAGCCCCTTAGAAATGGGAATCTGATAGTTGAATCAGTGAAAAGCCATCCCCTAATAAACCTATCAATGTGTATTGAGACCTTACTTTGTTCTAGGTGCTGTGGAAAATACAGAAGCAATAAAGGCATGGTTCCCTCCCTCAAGGAATTTGTATATAATAAAGTTGAAGCTATAAAATAACATCTACAGGAGGATCGTGAACAGTCCAGAGGTGAGTGTGCTAAGGGTGTATGTCTGGTACAAAAAATGCGTAGGACACTCATGTTCCATTGGACTTGGTTGTAATGGGACCACTTGTGTGGACGAGGGATGGACCACTGGCGGTTTTGGGTCCCCACTCTGTTGTCACTAGATCGGTCAGTAAAGGAATAAGCCCCCCCCCACTAACTAAAGTCTCTAGGTGTCTAGGCCCCAAGGCAGGGTCTCACTTGAGTCCACTCAGTTGAAATGTGAGGGCCCAGCTGTCCTTCCTCACAACCACTAGCCGTGGCAGGAAATGAGAGAGAGGGTCTGAACGAGCAGAGGAGCACCAGGGAGGGACAGGGAGAGTAAGGTGGTCAGCTCCCTCCTTGCCAGCCATGGTTGGGGCCGCTTGGGGCAGCGAGCACATTGGTTCTTTGACCCTGTCCCCAGGAGCCCATCCATTCTTTTCTCCCTGCCTGGAGGAGTTTACCTTCTTTAGAGCCTCTCAGAGCCTCAAGATGAGGCGGAATTGTAACTCTCTCTGAGTCAGCTTGGTCCACTTCATAACTTGTGTGCCACCCCTAGGTCCCTTGGGTCCGAGTCTTTCTAGACCCATTTTTTTTCATCCCTGCTAAGGCACTAGGCAAGATCTGGCCTCAGCCTCCTGCCACCCCCACTACCTAGCTCAGAAATAAGAACCAGCTTGGAATCACATTAAAGTATGTGTGCAGTGTGTCATAGCCACCCCAAATCAATGTCAGGGGCAAGGTTGCTGCTACTGATCACCACTGAAGTCTCTGGTATTGCTCTAGAGCACCAGCTCTCAAGGTGTGGTCAGGGACCCCTGGGGGTCCCCCAAGTCCTTTCAGAGGAAAACAAGGTCAAAACTGTTTTCATCATAATATGAAAACATCATTTGCCTTTTTACTTTCATTCTCTCACGAGTGCACAGTAGAATTTTCCAGAAGCTTCATGGTGTGTGATATTATAACAGACCGGATGCTGAAGGAGACATAAGAATCCAACTctgcacagcaatgtgaacaTGCTTAATGCAATCAAACTACACACCTAAAACAGTTcggatggtaaattttatgttatgtattttgTTACCAcaattaaattttgtaattttaaagaaaagaatctgtctctttttcattaagccaaacattaaaaacatttgcaaaaaatgtagaacaatgccactcttctcactattttttttgtttgttttggaaaatatagcaagtttttgtaaaaatgttttgtatGTGTAAATGTGTAATGAGTTATTactgtcactttttaaaactaattttaaaataaattaataaatatttttaaatttatgttttaatttctaatatgataaACATCAGTTCACCCGCATAAATGCTCTTTGAGTGTCCTCAATAAGTTTTTAGAGTATAAAGGGATCCTGAGACCAAAACATATAATAACTGCAGCTCTACTGAGAAGGAATACAGcaggtagggttgccagataaaatacaggattcccagttaaatttgaatttcacataaacagtgaataattttttagtgtaatATTACCTAAATCATGCtgaactaaaaaattatttgttgtttatgtgaaattcaaatttaaatgggtattctgtatttttatttgctaaatctggcaaccctgaCAGCAGGAAAGATTTAGGTTAGACTGAGAACTTGAGTCAGATGTTGGGATTCTGACCCAGGAAAGGATAGAGAATTTCTGACAGctttgagaaaaatgaatgggCCTGAGGGCCCTAAATACGTAGGGCTAGGGGTTAcagccggggtgggggtggggcggggacaAAGGGTCTTCCCTGAGCTGGGCCCAAGACTCACTCCAAGAAACCCAGGCAGCTGGAGGATTAGCAAAAACAGTGGAAAGTGAAACCCAACGTTGGGAGGACTGAGGTCTCTGGAGGATGTCAAAAACATGAGGCAGTGAGGTCATTCGGCTCCCCCTGAGCTCTGCTAAAAATAGTTGTGGTTGCCATAGGGGTGAGAGATGTCAGGAAGCCAGGGGTGAATCTCCATGTCTGGTTGGGGCTGTGCAGAGATATAGCTGGGGCGGTTGGGCCGTCAGGCCAGGTGGCAGGAAACCTAAGACGCACGTTTGGGGCTAGAaataacagagacaaagaatTAGTCTTAGGTGCAGCCCAGGGGAGAAGGGCCCACACCTCCAGCTAGAATGGAGGCCAATGACAGGTCCCTCCTCCCATAAGCATAGGGAAGCTCTAAGAAGCTCTTTCCTTTAAGAGAGGCAGGGGTGCCCCAGAAATAAGACTAGCAGGGAGGtttaggtgctttttttttttttttttttttttttttgtggtacgcgNNNNNNNNNNNNNNNNNNNNNgctcagcggccatggctcacgggcccagccgctccgcggcatgtgggatcctcccggaccggggcacgaacccgtgtcccctgcatcggcaggcggactctcaaccactgcgccaccagggaagccctggtgctttttttttaaagtattttatttttttgtcttcaaCATGTATTTAGCATTACTCTATACTTGGCATTGTACCCAGCCCTGAGGATTCTGAATTGAATAAATGTGGTTCCCACCCTCCAGAGTCCGGTAGAGGAGACAGATGCATAAAACCAACACAAATTTATGAATTCTTTTTGATAAGAGTTAATGATCAAAGGCCAGAGCAGCAACTCACCCACTGCAAACCAGGCCCCTCCCTTTAacaacccccagccccagcccgggCTGCAAACCAGCTGAGGGTGGAGAACCACCCAGATGCCTGCAGAGCAACACTCCAAGTTCCAGACCCTTTCTCTGCCCACACATCTCTGCCAACTGTTTGGAGCAAAGGAAAATAACCCAGTTTGGGGAAAGACGTAAaaatgacagttttctttcttgagCCTTCTGCCTCGCCCCATCCCAACCTGGGAAAACCTGTTCGATGCTTCTTGAGAGGGTTTCTAAAGGCCATTATTGGCTTCCAGTTAAAGTGGGTGAGTGTGTGTATGAGGCAGGCTGGCCTTCGTTGACCATGGAGGTTTGGGACCCAGTTCGAAGTCACAGAACAGGTAGAGACAAAAGACAGTCTGTCATTTCTGGTGTCTAGAGCTTACTGAACAAACATGGATTGAGCCCCTATTGCCAGGGACCAGGGTGGGATGTTGAGTCCAGAGCTCCAGCCTGCTAGGGGAACCGTCATTACACAGGACACTGGGGAAAGCTTCACGGAGGGAGTGAGCTGCGGGTTGCAGGCTGAGGAGTTTTCTGCGTCAAGTAGAGGGGTTTTTAAGGAGCAAGAATTCCTTGAAAACTTAAACACTGACCTCAAACAGTCAAGTCTGGTGCCTGTTTGTAAACCTCATTCACTCAGATGTGCTCCATATCCCGACTGCCACCCCCTCTGCAGCCCCATTTTATCCACGGATATGCTCCTGCCAAGTAAGGTGTCTGCTCTCTAGGGAGAGGCAGGGTCCAGGGGCTCTTTCTCTGTCCCCCGGGTTCCTGGGGTTCAGGCTCCAGGCCTGGTTTCTGCCCTTGTCTCTCCTCTCTCACAAGCTGCAGCCTGGTAGCttggcccctcactgctgtgccAGGAGGGAGGCTGTTAGAAGCACAGCTCAGCACGGTGACAGGTTGGGTGTGTCTCTCTGGAGCAACAGCAGGAGCCTGCTGGGCACGGTCAGAAGCGGTCAGGACCAATCTCCCCTGCGGCCAAGTGCAGCCGTGTCTCTGTTGTGTCTTTCCCCACCGTCGGACAGACTGTGTTGGCTCCTCTGAGGCCCCATGTGAGAAGGAGAGTGTTGGCTCTGCCCagattggctgtgtgaccttggtcaggtCACTGGACGTTGACCTCCTATTTGTTCAAGTATAACCTGTACTCTAGGGTCTGTCCGAGGCAATTTGTGTGAACACACTTTGTGAGCTGTAAAGCACAGCACTGGTGTGAAAGGCTGTTACTCTGTGGGAGTCCTGAGACCCCATGGTTAGAACAGGGAGGCTGTCTCAGAGTTTACTTTTCAGGCATCATCTTTCACATGGGGATTCCTAACCTGGGGTCCCGATGTTCTGCAGGGAGTCCTGGTGgcatttgtaggttttttgagaAGGTACATTTTCTGGGAAGATGATGCAGAGCTTTTCATCAGACCCTCAAGAGAGTGGACAAGTGAAGACCTGTTGAGAGCCACTGCCTGAGCCCTGGGCGTCATCCCTGGGGGTCATCTGCCAGGGAACCCCGACCCAGGAAGGCCGAGGGGCCTCCGAATCATTGGAGGCAACAGTCACACAGGCTGAGTGACCTATGTGTACCCACTCAACAAGGACATGTCTAAACAGCCACACGAGTCCAAAATCGCCAAGGAGGTGTTTGCTGAGCCCAAGTTCAATGCAGGCCAGCAAGACAATAGAGCTCATGGGATCTATATCATGCCAAAGTCTAGGAGGTGATCGTTCTGTACTATTCTCTATGTTGGCCTGATTTTGACTGGAATGCCAAGTCCCATTCTGGATACCATGTTACAAGAAGAATGcagataaatggaaatatttccagGGGACACAGGCCAAGCTGTCAAAATATCTTGAAACCAGTCTTAGGAGGAATGACGAAAAGAACTGAGGGTATTTGGCTCAGAGCAAAGAATTACAGAGTAGATGGAGACTGGGAGtggacattaaatttttttttttttaatttagttatttttttgtttgcgttgggtcttcgttgctgtgtgcgggctttctctagttgcggcaagcggggtctactcttcgttgcggtgcaccggcttctcattgcggtggcttctcttgttgcggaacacgggctctaggtgcacaggcttcagtagttgtggtacgcaggctcagtagttgtggcgcgcgggcttagttgctctgcggcatgtgggatcttcccggaccagggcttgaacccgtgtcccttgcattggcgggcagattcttaatcactgcgccaccagggaagtcggaCATTAAATTCTTGAAGTGCTGTCTAATGGATTCTATAGGGAGGCAGATAGTAACTCAGTAAAAGGAAATACTTTCTAACTGTGAGCTTCATGGAGTGGATGGACTGGAACTCCCCACTACCCCACATATTTGGTCTTTTGGAAGGGAATAAATTGCAGGGTCTAAGCTctatcccagaagaagaggaagaagagacaaTGACCATTCCTCCCCTGGGACTCAGGGAGAATGGATGTTGCCTTGTagaggggagaaggggcagggcagggaaaaGCAAGCCAGATCTGGGCCCCCGTGGCCTCTGCCTGCTTTCACAAAGGAGTCTTCTCTGACTGCCTGGATCAACTGTGGTCGAATCCCTTCCTCCATGGACCCTGCTGTCTTGCACACAGCGGGGAGCAGGGCCGGGTGAGGAGAGAGGAAGCTGATGGCCAGAAAGGCTGGTCTCCAGCCCCCTTGAAAGACAGGATGGGCTGTCCTAGACAGGCcagaggggtggggatgggaagatGGCTCACTGGTGAATCACCCGTGGCCACTGTCTACTCCTGCTCCCTCTGGGGAGGGTTGCTGGGGGAGACAAACCCCTGGCCAGCTGGGCCGATGAGGACAGGTTTCCCACTCCTGTCCTCACAGCTCTTGGGGCCCTCCTGGCCCATCACCCAGCAGGGCGGGGCCCATGAGTTGGCCTTGGATGGATGTTGAGGGGAGTTTGTCCAACTCTGCTCACACTTCACGAAGGATGGGGGTCCCACAGAGGAGCCCAGAGACGTGGTATGAGGGGGAAGCTGCCCGGCCCTGTCTGGCACAGCCGAGGAAGCTGGCAGGCGTACCCCCTCTCTTGTGACCTCACCTGAGCCTGCCAGGGGCACCCTCCCTGCCACACCCTTCCTAAACCTCCTTCCAAACCTGCCCTCACCCAGCAGGCCTGTCGAGCACCGCGCCCCACCTCAGGGCCCCAGGGGAGCCTAGGGAGAGTGAGGTAACTGCGGGTCAGACCCTCACCAGGGCTTGGTCTGGtctgaggggcagggctggcctcCTGCCCCGAGTCGAGTCGGGGTCCCTGATGATTTCCGGGGTTGGAGGTCACAGAAGTGCAAAATGACAGACTGTCAGGGTTGTTATATATATGGGGAAACTGGGGCCTGCAGAGGGCAGACACAAGCAGCAGGACTCCCAGTCTGCAGTGGGAAGCTGGGGGACCGCACGGCAGGGGACTGCTGCCCTCCTGGCCGCGGCAGGCCTCTGACTTGGGAAAAGTCTGAGGTTTAGAGCCACCTGACAGTTCTCCTGCTGCCTCCCTTGCTTCTTTGCTTTTGGGGACCCCTATGAAGGTGTTCTTGAGCGTAGGAGTGAGGTTAAGAAAGGGATGGCCCTGTGGGGTCAGCAacgtgggctttggagccagacaggcATAGGTTAGAACACTGATTCCTGCCACCTCCTGCCAGCAGGACCTTGAGAAGTACCTAGGtctcgctgagcctcagttttctcatctgcaaaatgacaaTAATTACTATCTCGAAATGCAGAATGTGTTacatctattatctcatttaactctcacagcAAACAGTTTGAGGTAGATATTATCTCCAaccttcagatgagaaaactgaggctgagataCATCGTGCAGGATCTCGGGAATCCTGATGAGTGGTAGAGCTAGGACATAACCTGTGACTGTCTGATCCCAGGGCCCGTGCCCTGGACCACTCTGCTGTTCTGCCGTGGCCTCCGAGGATGGCTGGGAGAAATGACGGGGGTGAGGTAACAGGATATAGCGGCCCTTCCCCGGGCCCTGATGAGGTGTCGCAGGGAGCAGGGCTGAGTGAGGGAAGAGGCGAGAGGGGCTTCTGGGTCCAAGGCAGAGGCCACTGCGAGGGTCCCGGGCCTGTGGCACTTCAGGTTAGTGGAAGGGGAGGGACCGGAAGTCTTCTCAAAGGTGGATGAGGGCAGAGCCAGTGAAACAGAGATTCTGTGGTTAAAGCAGCCCCTCAGTGTTCCTGAGACCGTGGGGCTGAGGGAAACGCAGACTCAGGAGGAACACGTGCCAAGCTGCTGACAGTGCTTTCCCCTGCGGAGGGACAACATTTTTACTCTCTAGCCCCCATATTGTTTGCATTTTACACTGACGTgcattatttgaattttcttttaaaggaaaaataaaggctaGAAAGATGTATGTCAAATGCTAATAGTGGGTTAAGGGCATCATCTGTGACTGAAGTTCCCTCAAATTTTCTACGACAAACATGTATTAATCAttctcagaaaatattatttaaatgagattatatatgtAAAGTGTCTAGAACAGCACTTCTGCCATGATGGAAATGCGTTCCATCTGTGCAGTCCAGTACAGCAGACACCAGTCACACATAGCtcctgagcacttgaaatgtagctagtgcAGCcgaggaaatgaatttttaattttattgaattttaattaactcacatttaattttaagtaGGTCTGGCCT
This genomic interval from Physeter macrocephalus isolate SW-GA chromosome 4, ASM283717v5, whole genome shotgun sequence contains the following:
- the LOC102980092 gene encoding 39S ribosomal protein L32, mitochondrial-like; protein product: MVPAMAMLMVPPWPAAQGLLRNCWEQLQRKHRQSRPGFPSPQWGPALAVQGPAIFTEPANDTNGSKEISSFLESIFWMAAPQNRRSIEVNRCRRRNLHKLITVKNNIDVCPECGHLKQKHVLCGYCYEKVCKETAEIRRQIGKQEGGPFKAPTVETMVLYLGETPSKRDQGKRIIEREWKRPSWFTQN